DNA from Syntrophales bacterium:
GTTGGCGGGATGGATGCCTCTCTCGAAATGACGGTTCGCCATCTCTCCGAAAGGGTACAGTTCGGCAGACCCATCGGTTCCTTTCAGACCTTACAGCACAAGGCTGCCGATATGTTCATCCAGAAGGAACTGGCCGCCTCTGCCACGTACTATGCCGTTGCCTCCATAGATGAGAAGACCGAGGAGAGGTCCCTTGCCGTATCCACGGCCAAGACCAAATGCTCCTCTGCCTATCTGGAGGTGACAAAAACGGCCATGCAGTTGTTCGGGGCCATGGGTTTCACCAATGAAGCGGATATCGGTTTTTTCCTGAAGCGGGCAAAGGTGACAGAAGTCCTCTTTGGAGATGCCGATTATCATCTCGCGCGCGTGGCGACCATGAAGGGTTATTGATTTTAAGGAGTTTGAAAAATGAATGTTTCATATTCTCAAGACGAACAGAGATTTCAGGAGGAAGTCAGGAAATGGTTCCGGGAAAATGCTCCTGCCGAGATCATAGACCAGACCCTCGGGGGGAGCACCCTTGATCCTGATTTACAGATAAAGTGGCATAAGACCCTCTTTGAGAAGGGGTGGGCCGCCCCTGAATTTCCCAGGGAGATGGGTGGCGCTGGTTTCAGCGAGACGGAGCAGTTTATCTTCCATTACGAATACAGTCTCTCCGGCGCCCCCAGGCCGAAGACCAAATTTATATCTCTTGGCATGCTGGCGCCTATACTGCTCCAGTTTGGTACAAAGGAACAGCAGGAACGTTTTATCCCGGACATGATTTCCGGTAAGACTGTATGGTGCCAGGGGTTTTCTGAAACTGAGGCGGGATCGGATCTGGCCAGTTTGAAGACGAAAGCCTCTCTGGAGGGGAATGAGTTTATTGTCAATGGCCAGAAGACATGGACCAGCATGGCCGATCATGCGGACTGGATGTTTATGCTGGTGCGTACAGATTCATCAGGGAAAAAGCAGGAAGGCATCAGCTTTTTACTGGTAGATATGAAATCTCCAGGTATTACCATCCGTCCGATCGAGGCCTTGACGGATCATGCACCGTTCTGTGAGGTATTTTTCGATAATGTCCGGGTTCCCAGGGAAAATCTGGTGGGGAAAATCAACGAAGGATGGAAGATTACCGGGACCCTCCTGGAAC
Protein-coding regions in this window:
- a CDS encoding acyl-CoA dehydrogenase family protein; the protein is MNVSYSQDEQRFQEEVRKWFRENAPAEIIDQTLGGSTLDPDLQIKWHKTLFEKGWAAPEFPREMGGAGFSETEQFIFHYEYSLSGAPRPKTKFISLGMLAPILLQFGTKEQQERFIPDMISGKTVWCQGFSETEAGSDLASLKTKASLEGNEFIVNGQKTWTSMADHADWMFMLVRTDSSGKKQEGISFLLVDMKSPGITIRPIEALTDHAPFCEVFFDNVRVPRENLVGKINEGWKITGTLLEHERLDASAMGELVYAIETVRKNAAKTIFRGKPLLQDEVFRKKLAALEVDCDSLLYAFFRILSQLKIGAAPGPGSSFLKVYGGELYQRVLDLNLEAIGPYAQSWYNIEGLGNSVHQATMGWINSRSLTTWGGSSEIQRTIIATRILNLPRK